From the Paenibacillus tianjinensis genome, the window AGCGGCCGCTGCTCTTTATGAGTGCCGGTGCGCTCCTTATGGGTTCAGTATTTACTGCTGCCGCGCTGGTGACTGCATACGGAGAAGCAGGTGTGTGGATGAATATCATGCTGTTCAGTTCGTTTACGGCCGCGGGGGCGGGGGCAGGACTGGTCTTTATTCCGTTTTACGCGATGCTGCAGCGGAGAACACCGGAAGCGTACACGGGGCGGGTATTCGGCACGGTCAACAGCCTGACCAGCGCAGCGGTCATTCTTGGCCCTGTAGCCGGTGGCGCACTTGTGACCGCCTCGGGACCGGTTTCTGCATTTATTCTTTCGGGTGTATTGGCCGCGCTGCTTGGTCTGGCAATGCTGATGCTGCGCAGCAGAATCGAGGAGAGGGACAATGCGGGCGGGCTGGACACACAAGTAATGTTTGAAGTCTCTCAGCCATAGTTCGTATAATGGTAGAAAGCCCGGATTCCATTCGGGACTATGGGTATTCAACATTAGGAGATGGAAAGCTGTATGGAAGAGATAGATGAAGTGGAGGACGAAAGGAGAATCGTACTGGAGGTTCTCATTGATGAAGCCGGATATGAAGCGGGGGATAAGCGGGTATCAGACATATCGTTCCAGGTCCGGCAGGGGGAGCTGCTGGGATTGATTGGTCCGAACGGGGCCGGGAAAAGCACGACGATCAAAACGCTGCTCGGTCTGCTCAAGCATGCCAAAGCCAAGGTAACGATTGGCGGAGAGAACAAGTCCTACGCCTATGTGCCGGAACAGCCTGTGTTCTATGAGGATCTGACACTCTGGGAGCATCTGGATCTGGCAGCTGCCGCGTACGGACTGCCCTATGACAAGTTCGAGGCAACCGCAGGGAAGCTTTTGGTGCAATTCGGGATGGACCATGTGCGCGACGACCTGCCGGCAGGCTTCTCCAAGGGCATGAAGCAAAAGATGATGCTGATGCTCGGGTTTCTGGTCCAGCCGGATGTGTACATCGTGGATGAGCCGTTTATCGGACTTGATCCCCGGGCCACGAAGGATTTCCTTCGTCTATTGGAGGCGGAGCGGCAACGCGGTGCAGGCGTGCTCATGTCTACACATGTGCTGGATACCGCTGAGAAAATCTGCGACAGCTTCGTGCTGATATCCGGAGGGAGAATGACAGCAACAGGCACATTGGAGGAGATCCGCGACATCGCGGATTTGCCGGAGGGGTCGTTGTTTGATTGCTTCGACGAATTGACATGAGCGGACGGGATAATACAGCAATAAACAGTAATACTCCGAAAAGCAGATCGGCCTACGCATTTCCAACGGGGCCGCGCCTGTTCCGGCGGCGGCTGTTCTCGCATTGGCGCGAGCAATCCGCGATTATCCGGACCGCAGCGGACTGGACAGTGCTGCTCTATATCATCATCCCCGGCGGACTGCTGGGGGGGCGCTTCTATTACGGATTCTGGAAAGGGGACATGCCTGCCTGGACCTCGTTCCTCCCCTTTATGATGATTCCTCTGCTGTTTGGCATACTGCTTGTAACCGGGGGAATGGTGCTGCTGCTGCAGGAAGGCGATTTGCTATTCCTCAGACAGCGGCAGAACTGGATTAATAGTATCCTGCTCCGCGGAATAATCTATAGTCTTATTGTTACCACACTGAAAATTGCTGCTGTCTTTGCCGTTCTGCTGCCCTTTATCATCCGCGGCTACGGCCTAAGCCCGGGAGCAGCCGGATCGCTGCTGCTGCTTACCATAACCGCCGGCTGGTGCGTCAAGCTGCTGGGGCATGTCGTCAAAGTGCAGCGCCAGGGATTCCGCCGCTGGCTGTGGCTGATTCCCGCAGTCACTGTACCCTCCGGAATTTACATCCGGCTGGCCCTCCTCTGGGAGAACAGCCCGCTGCTGCTGCTCGCTGCCGCAGCCGTGTACGCGGCGGTGACTGTCTGGGCGGTCCGGTACCGCCTTCGCTTACGCGGGACCTTTCTCAGCGATGTGCGCGAAGACTATAAGCAGCGGATGAGAATCGCTGGGCTCCTGCTGCGGGGGGTGCTTGATAAGCCTCGTCCCACCCGGTACAGACCCTGGATCTTCCGCAAATCGCAGCCGCTGCTGTCCTCGACGCTGCCCGAAAGCCGCTTCACGGCGGCCGGTATCAAAGCG encodes:
- a CDS encoding ABC transporter ATP-binding protein; the encoded protein is MEEIDEVEDERRIVLEVLIDEAGYEAGDKRVSDISFQVRQGELLGLIGPNGAGKSTTIKTLLGLLKHAKAKVTIGGENKSYAYVPEQPVFYEDLTLWEHLDLAAAAYGLPYDKFEATAGKLLVQFGMDHVRDDLPAGFSKGMKQKMMLMLGFLVQPDVYIVDEPFIGLDPRATKDFLRLLEAERQRGAGVLMSTHVLDTAEKICDSFVLISGGRMTATGTLEEIRDIADLPEGSLFDCFDELT
- a CDS encoding ABC transporter permease, whose protein sequence is MLRRIDMSGRDNTAINSNTPKSRSAYAFPTGPRLFRRRLFSHWREQSAIIRTAADWTVLLYIIIPGGLLGGRFYYGFWKGDMPAWTSFLPFMMIPLLFGILLVTGGMVLLLQEGDLLFLRQRQNWINSILLRGIIYSLIVTTLKIAAVFAVLLPFIIRGYGLSPGAAGSLLLLTITAGWCVKLLGHVVKVQRQGFRRWLWLIPAVTVPSGIYIRLALLWENSPLLLLAAAAVYAAVTVWAVRYRLRLRGTFLSDVREDYKQRMRIAGLLLRGVLDKPRPTRYRPWIFRKSQPLLSSTLPESRFTAAGIKALVRNPAHLKLYFAFTGVSMGALFIAPAFLKWVLLVVLTLLMCYWLSSFWLLFAGDDYIGILPFTKSQKAEAGSKAIKILILPYTVVCSAVVFIPLYGWLGLLLFVPLGYGLGVFISRIYSTIRLTEH